The Macaca fascicularis isolate 582-1 chromosome 1, T2T-MFA8v1.1 genome includes a window with the following:
- the PALMD gene encoding palmdelphin, whose amino-acid sequence MEEAELVKGRLQAITDKRKIQEEISQKRLKIEEDKLKHQHLKKKALREKWLLDGISSGKEQEEMKKQNQQDQHQIQVLEQSILRLEKEIQDLEKAELQISTKEEAILKKLKSIERTTEDIIRSVKVEREERAEESIEDIYANIPDLPKSYIPSRLRKEINEEKEDDEQNRKALYAMEIKVEKDLKTGESTVLSSIPLPSEDFKGTGIKVYDDGQKSVYAVSSNHSAAYNGTDGLAPVEVEELLRQASERNSKSPTEYHEPVYANPFYRPTTPQRETVTPGPNVQERIKIKTNGLDMDVNESIHNMDNGLSEERENNFNHISPIRPVPHPRSVIQQAEETLHTPQKRLMTPWEESNVMRDKDAPSPKPRLNPRETIFGKSEHQNSSPACQEDEEDVRYNIVHSLPPDINDTEPVTMIFMGYQQAEDSEEDKKLLTGYDGIIHAELVVIDDEEEEDEGEAEKPSYHPIAPHSQVYQPAKPTPLPRKRSEASPHENTNHKSPHKNSISLKEQEESLGSPVHHSPFDVQTTGDGTEDPSLTALRMRMAKLGKKVI is encoded by the exons AAAAAGGCCTTGAGGGAGAAATGGCTTCTAGATGGAATCAGCAGCGGAAAAGAACAGGAAGAGATGAAGAAGCAAAATCAACAAGACCAGCACCAGATCCAGGTTCTAGAACAAAGTATCCTCAG GCTTGAGAAAGAGATCCAAGATCTTGAAAAAGCTGAACTGCAAATCTCAACAAAGGAAGAGGccattttaaagaaactaaagtCAATTGAGCGGACAACAGAAGACATTATAAGA TCTGTGAAagtggaaagggaagaaagagcgGAAG AGTCAATTGAGGACATCTACGCTAATATCCCTGACCTTCCAAAGTCCTACATACCTTCTAGgttaaggaaggaaataaatgaagaaaaagaagatgatGAACAAAATAGGAAAG CTTTATATGCCATGGAAATTAAAGTTGAAAAAGACTTGAAGACTGGAGAAAGTACAGTTCTGTCTTCAATACCTCTGCCATCAGAAGATTTTAAAGGTACAGGAATAAAAGTTTATGACGATGGGCAAAAGTCAGTATATGCGGTAAGTTCTAATCACAGTGCAGCATACAATGGCACTGATGGCCTGGCACCAGTTGAAGTCGAGGAACTTCTAAGACAAGCTTCAGAGAGAAACTCTAAATCCCCAACAGAGTATCATGAGCCTGTATATGCCAATCCCTTTTACAGGCCTACAACCCCACAGAGAGAAACGGTGACCCCTGGACCAAACGTTCAAGAAAGGATAAAGATTAAAACTAATGGACTGGATATGGATGTAAATGAATCCATACACAATATGGACAATGGTCTTTCAGAGGAAAGGGAAAACAACTTCAATCACATCAGTCCCATTCGGCCAGTGCCTCATCCCCGATCAGTGATTCAACAAGCAGAAGAGACGCTTCACACCCCACAAAAGAGGCTGATGACTCCTTGGGAAGAATCGAATGTCATGCGGGACAAAGATGCACCCTCCCCAAAGCCAAGGCTGAACCCCAGAGAGACAATATTTGGGAAATCTGAACATCAGAATTCTTCACCCGCTTGTCAGGAGGACGAGGAAGATGTGAGATATAATATCGTTCATTCCCTGCCTCCTGACATAAATGATACAGAACCGGTGACAATGATTTTCATGGGATATCAGCAGGCAGAAGACAGTGAAGAAGACAAGAAGCTTCTGACAGGATATGATGGGATCATCCATGCTGAGCTGGTTGTGattgatgatgaggaggaggaggatgaaggaGAAGCTGAGAAGCCATCCTACCACCCCATAGCTCCCCATAGTCAGGTGTACCAGCCAGCCAAACCAACACCACTTCCTAGAAAAAGATCAGAAGCTAGTCCTCATGAAAACACAAATCATAAATCTCCCCACAAAAATTCCATATCTCTGAAAGAGCAAGAAGAAAGCTTAGGCAGCCCTGTCCACCATTCCCCATTTGATGTTCAGACAACTGGAGATGGGACCGAGGATCCATCCTTAACAG CTTTAAGGATGAGAATGGCAAAGCTAGGAAAAAAGGTGATCTAA